In Phoenix dactylifera cultivar Barhee BC4 chromosome 11, palm_55x_up_171113_PBpolish2nd_filt_p, whole genome shotgun sequence, the following are encoded in one genomic region:
- the LOC120112320 gene encoding uncharacterized protein LOC120112320 isoform X1 — MAGEVVAVPLADDHLALRFRTTADRDRALSGGPWVVAGQLLAMDPWKPDFVPGEDAVKTAVVWLRLPRLPPEYWAATTILRIAAMAGRPIALDGVTEQRRAMGFARVKVAIDATEPLLPGVQIQGKTRVRWQPFVYENVPDICFRCGRIGHLKVACRFPALEQTEEERFWQGPMSVETGNDPSTQEASPEEVARKPFYGPWLVATRIRPSRPAKGPPRPRKTTEAAPESSSARPLSSVARSSFPEPPLDTEGWQKSAKVAHQRSPSKVSTTEGNGDPGSGPPRGGSRVGSAFNPLVGRVDSAEGKGASEQIGLQGIPEVRIVDVGLGQYKKRPRSPVSPSWRSGAGR, encoded by the coding sequence ATGGCAGGGGAGGTGGTGGCGGTGCCTCTCGCCGACGACCACCTGGCCCTGAGGTTCCGGACGACGGCGGATCGGGATCGGGCTCTCTCCGGGGGTCCGTGGGTGGTGGCGGGTCAGCTCCTCGCCATGGATCCATGGAAGCCCGATTTTGTGCCAGGCGAGGACGCCGTGAAGACGGCGGTGGTGTGGCTCCGGCTTCCCCGGCTGCCGCCGGAGTATTGGGCTGCCACAACCATCCTCCGAATCGCGGCTATGGCGGGGCGGCCGATCGCGCTCGATGGGGTGACAGAGCAACGGCGGGCGATGGGTTTCGCCCGGGTGAAGGTGGCGATTGATGCCACCGAGCCACTCCTTCCCGGCGTTCAGATTCAAGGGAAGACGAGGGTGCGGTGGCAGCCCTTCGTTTATGAAAACGTGCCGGACATTTGCTTCCGGTGCGGGAGGATTGGGCACCTGAAGGTGGCGTGCCGCTTCCCGGCGCTGGAgcaaacggaggaggagaggtTCTGGCAAGGGCCAATGTCGGTTGAAACGGGGAATGACCCTAGTACGCAGGAGGCGAGCCCCGAGGAGGTGGCCCGTAAGCCGTTCTACGGCCCCTGGCTGGTGGCGACGCGGATCCGGCCGTCAAGACCAGCGAAAGGGCCGCCGCGGCCGAGGAAGACGACTGAGGCCGCGCCTGAGTCATCTTCGGCTCGGCCGCTCTCATCAGTGGCTCGATCGAGCTTCCCCGAGCCCCCACTGGACACGGAAGGTTGGCAAAAATCGGCGAAGGTGGCTCACCAGCGCTCGCCATCGAAGGTCTCAACGACGGAGGGAAACGGCGACCCCGGGTCAGGGCCTCCGCGAGGAGGAAGCCGAGTTGGCTCGGCTTTCAACCCGCTTGTAGGCCGGGTCGACTCGGCGGAAGGGAAGGGGGCATCTGAGCAGATTGGGCTGCAGGGCATCCCAGAGGTCCGTATAGTGGATGTAGGCCTGGGCCAATACAAAAAGCGGCCCAGAAGCCCCGTATCACCGTCATGGCGCTCAGGGGCGGGCCGGTGA
- the LOC120112320 gene encoding coatomer subunit beta'-2-like isoform X2 — translation MARSYLPSKVSEIVAIWKNDLSKVNQKAAESLADPEEYPNLFEDWQVALAIGSNLAHDRGDYPPAKEYLSYAEKSKINLVEAFKVMRVDEGNLPLANGDSGHEVMDENIEEDGHVEAVEADADDSTDSAILINGNEGEEELVKNIEQTPSA, via the exons ATGGCACGATCCTACCTGCCAAGCAAAGTCTCTGAGATTGTTGCAATTTGGAAAAATGATCTGAGCAAG GTCAATCAGAAAGCTGCTGAGTCTTTGGCTGATCCTGAAGAGTACCCAAATCTATTTGAGGACTGGCAGGTTGCTCTTGCCATCGGGTCTAATCTTGCCCATGACAG GGGTGATTATCCTCCTGCTAAGGAATATCTAAGCTATGCTGAAAAGTCAAAGATCAATCTTGTGGAAGCATTCAAAGTCATGCGAGTAGATGAAGGGAATTTGCCACTTGCAAATGGAGATTCTGGCCATGAG GTAATGGATGAGAATATAGAAGAGGATGGCCATGTAGAAGCTGTCGAAGCTGATGCCGATGATTCTACAGATAGTGCAATCCTCATCAATGGGAATGAGGGTGAAGAAGAGTTGGTTAAAAATATTGAACAAACTCCATCAGCCTAA